The Bacillota bacterium nucleotide sequence CTGTTCGTCACGGGGAACGACTATTATGGTGCCGCGGCCAGGGCGGCGGGGGCCGGTATTACGCCGGGGAGAGCTGGAAATACTATCCTTATCCCGTACATTCATAACGTCGAGAACGCGCTGGCGTGCGCGGACCTGGCCGTCTGTCGCGCGGGCGGGATGACCGTGGCGGAACTGGCCGCCGCCGGTGTCCCAGCCGTCCTGGTTCCTTCTCCCAACGTGGCCAATAACCACCAGGAATGGAACGCGAGGGCACTGGAGCGTAAGGGCGGGGCGGTGGTCGTGCTCGAAGGGGAACGGTTTGTCGACAGGGTGGAGGATACGGTGCGGGGGTTGCTGGCCGACCCCACCAGGCTCGAGTCGATGAAACGCGCGGCCAGGGCGGCCGGCAGGCCGGGCGCGGCCCGCGAAATCGCCGTGGGACTCCTGTCCATGGCGCGGACGGGGTCCCTGTGACATGGGTATTGGTAGAGGCATAGTATGAAGATGGGCAACGCGGGTTTGGAGGCGCAATAATGCCGCACGTACATTTCATAGCCATAGGCGGAACAGGGATGAGCGGAATAGCCAAGGTCCTGCTCGAGATGGGGTACGTCGTGTCGGGGTCAGATTTGAAGGAAACCGAGGGCACCAGGCGGCTCGAGAGCATGGGTGCGTCGGTGTTCCTGGGTCACAGGGCCAATAACCTGGATCGCCCCGACGTCGTAGTTGTGTCATCGGCGGTCCCCGAGGATAACGAGGAACTGCTCGAAGCGAAGGCCAGGTCAATTCCTGTCCTGCACCGCGGTGAGATGCTTGCGAAGCTGATGGAGGGGCGCAAGGGAATCTCGGTGGCGGGGGCCCACGGCAAGACGACAACTACCTCCATGATAGCGATGGTGCTGGAGAAGGGCGGGCTCAACCCGACGGTCCTGGTCGGGGGAGAGGTGGCCGACTTCGGCGGAAACGCAAAGCTGGGCCGGGGCGAGTACCTGGTGGCCGAGGCGGACGAGAGCGACGGGTCGTTCCTGAAGCTGAGGCCGCACCTCGCCGTCGTGACGAACATCGACGACGATCACCTCGACTATTACGGCAGCATAGGCAACATTGTGGCCGCGTTCGGGGACTACATACGCAATGTGGGCGATGATGGCTTCAGGGTGCTGTGTTTCGACGATCCGCGGGTACGCTCCATCGCTTCGGGTATCGGGGGGCGCAACGTTACCTATGGTATAACGGGGGCGTGGGATTACACCGCGATCAACGTCAACCTCGAGGCGTGGACGTCGTCGTTCGACGTCCGGCTGCGCGGGGAGCCGGCCGGCCGGCTCACCCTGCAGATACCCGGAATTCACAACGTGGTTAACTCACTGGCCGCCATCGCGGTCGGAATGGAGGTGGGCCTCAGTCTTGAGGCGGTGCGTGATGCCCTGGAGGGATTCCACGGCGTGCAGCGCAGACTGCAGACGATCGCCTGCGCCGGTGGGATCCGCATCCTGGACGACTACGGACACCACCCGACGGAGATCGCCACGACCCTCAAGGCCGTGCGGCAGGCCACGAAGGGCAAGATCATCTGCGTGTTCCAGCCGCACAGGTTTTCGAGGACGTTCCTCCTGCAGGACGAGTTCGGCACGGCGTTTCACGTCGCGGACGAGGTGATACTGCTTGACATCTACCCGGGCCCCGGGGAGAAGCCGCTCGATGGCGTGACGTCGGAGATGATTGCCTCCTCCATCCGCCGCCGGGATGGGAAGAAAGTAGCGTACATACGGGAAAAGGATGAAGCGGTCCGAGTGGCAGCCGGGATGGCCATGCCCGGAGACGTGATCATCACCGTTGGGGCGGGCGACGTTTGGACGCTGGCCCCCAGGATAGCAACAATCCTCAGAGACCGAGCCGCCGCGGGTCATGGACATGCTCATCCAACGTAGAAAGACGCCCTGACCGGGTCGTCGCCGGAGGCGGGGAGCATGGAGCGCTACGTTATTGAGGGAAGGCAGCGGTTGTCGGGACGGGTGAGGATGAGCGGCGCCAAGAACGCCGTCCTGCCGATAATGGCTGCGACGGTCCTCTGCGGCGGACCGTGCAAGATAATCGACGCCCCCAATTTGAAAGACGTCCAGGTGATGTCCGGAATACTCCGCCGGCTCGGGGCCTCGGTCTCGAGGCAAACGACGCCGGACGGCAGGCCTTGTCTCCTCGTGGACGGCTCCGGCCTGGGCGACCACGAGGTTCCCGAGGATTTAATGCGCGAGATGCGCTCGTCCATATTCCTGATGGGGCCGCTCCTGGGCAGGCTGAGGAGGGTAAGGGTTTCGTACCCCGGCGGCTGCGCCATCGGGCCGAGGCCGATCGACCTCCACTTGAGGGGGCTCCAGGCGCTGGGCGCCATCATTCGGGAACGGCACGGGTACATCTACGCCGAGGTATCCAACCTCAAGGGGGCGGAGGTGCACCTCGATTTCCCCAGTGTCGGGGCGACTGAGAACATAATGATGGCCGCCGTCATGGCGAAGGGGCCGACCGTCATCCGCAACGCCGCAAAGGAACCCGAGATCGTCGACCTGCAGAACTTCCTGAACGGGATGGGCGCGCGGATCCGCGGCGCCGGGATGGACGTCATACGAATTGACGGGGTCGACAGCCTGAGCGGGGTGGACTACCCCGTAATTCCCGACAGGATCGAGACGGGCACGTTCATGGCCGCCGCCTGCATCACGGGCGGCGAAATCTGCATAGAGAACTGCATACCCGAGCACGTGGAGTCGATCACGGCGAAGCTGCGCGAGACGGGCGCCGATATCCGGGAAGAGAAGGACAGGATGTTCGTGCGCGGCCCGGCGCGTCCGAGGGCAGTTGATTTCAAGACGCTGCCCTATCCGGGTTTCCCAACCGACATGCAGCCCCAGGCGATGGCGCTGATGTGCGTGAGCGAGGGGACCAGCGTCATAACGGAGACGATATTCGAGAGCAGATTCAAGCAGGCGGAGGAGCTCAAGAGGATGGGCGCCATCATAAAGACCGAAGGGCGAAGCGCGGTAATCAAGGGCAGGGAGACGCTCTACGGTGCGCACGTGGAGGCGTTCGACCTGCGTGGGGGTGCGTCGCTCACGCTCGCCGGCCTCGTCGCGGAGGGCGTCACGACGATTGAGGGTATCCAACACATTGAACGCGGTTACGACGGCTTCGAGGAGAATCTGACCCGGCTCGGCGCGAACATCAGAAGAGTCAAAGAAGACCACTAAACATTGCACCCGCGTAGTGCTACAATGTGCTGGAGCGAAGGCGGTGCCCGATGTCTCGTAGACTACGGGTTGTGCTGCTGATGGCGTGGGTAGCCGCCGTGGCCGGCGCAGCCTGCGTTTTTCTGAACTCCTCGTTTTTCTGGGTCAAGAGTGTACAAGTCCTTGGCAACGCCCGCGTCAAGACCGAGGAGATCGTGGCGGCGGCGGCGCTCCCTGAGGGCGTCAACATATTGAAGGCGCCGCTCGGCGAAGCCGCGGAGAGGGTGGCCGGGATTCCGCTGGTCAAGTCGGTCACCTGCAGGCGTCGCTTTCCGGACACCATCGAGATCGTCGTGACGGAGCGGAAGGCGGCGGCGGTGACGCCGCACCACAACTCGTTCGTCGTGCTGGACGAAGACGGCTGGGCGATGGAGGTGCGCCAGGCGCCCGGCGGCCTCCCGCTCGTGACCGCGGATCCGGTGTCGAAGATGGTCGTCGGGCAGCAGGCCGACTCGCAGGCCTTGCGGTGGGCGATACAGTGCGCCGCGGCTTTTGGGCCGCGGGTGGGGGACGTGGCCGAGGTCCACTGTGACTCGAAGAACCAGATTACAGTGTATATGACTGGTGGACTGCGCGGATTGCTCGGACAAGCCGACTCGACCATCGAGAGGAAAGTCGGTGTCCTGCTGGGTATCATCAATGATGTGAAACAGAGTGGTCTGGAGGTCGAATACGTCGACCTCAGGTACGAGAAACCGGTGGTCAAGCCCAGACAGAAATCCCGTCCGGGTTGAGAGGGCTGAGGTTATGCAGGTAAGACAGAAACACAGCCAGGCTGCAATAGCGCTCGTCTGCGTGATACTCGGGGTCATGCTGTCGATGCAGTTCAAGGTGCAGCAGTCCATTACGGCAAACCCCGCGTTCCAGCGCCAGGAGGAAGTGGCGCGGCGCCTGCGCGACGCCGAGAAGGACAGGGACGAGCTGCAGAAAGAGGTCGCTGCGCTGCGCACCAGAGTGGGGGAGCTCGCGGAAGGCAGGAACGTGATCGCGAGCCTGACCGCGGAACTCCAGGCGGCCCAGATGCTGGCGGGCATATTGCCGGTGCAAGGGCCCGGAATCGTCGTCACCATGAACGACTCCAAGAGGCCGAGCAAGCCCAACGAGGACCCGAACGCATATATCATACACGACGACGACATTCTCAGCGTGGTCAACGAGGTGTTCGCGGCCGGCGCCGAAGCGGTGTCGATCAACGGCCAGAGGGTGATAGCCACCACCGAGGTGCGTTGCACGGGGCCCACGATATCCATTAACGGCGTCCGCGTTGCCCCGCCGATAGTCATCCACGCGATCGGCGACGCCCAGACGCTCGAGGCCGGTCTCAAGACTCGCGGCGGCATTATCGACAACCTTGGGCTGTGGGGGATCGAGGTCACCGTAAGACAACTGCAGACAGTGGAGATCCCCGCGTACGCGGGCAGCACGTCGTTCAAATACGCGCAGCCGAAGAAAAAAGGGTGACATTCTATGTGGGTTATAATCGCCAGCCTGGCAATCGGCCTCATACTGGGATACAACGTACCGGTCAAGATACCGCTGTTCTACGCGCGGTACATGTCGATCGCCGTGCTCGCCGGGCTCGACTCGGTCTTCGGCGGGATTCGCGCGAGCCTTGAGGGGACGTACGACCTGACCGTGTTCATCACGGGTTTCGCCGCGAACTCCCTCCTCGCCGCGCTCCTGACTTACATCGGCGACAGGCTGGGCGTCGAACTGTATTACGCCGCGCTGTTCGCATTCGGCTACAGGGTGTTCCAGAACCTCGGAGCGATCCGGCGGCTCCTTCTGCAGCAGTGGCACCTCCTCCCATCCAGGCAGGACGCCGGCGCGAAGAAGTAGGGCAGGGAATCGCCCCCTGGCGTTGAATGTAGTCGCGAGACAAGCCCGCTTCCGGAGGTGGCGCTTTTGCCGGTACGCGATTTCGTTGTGGGCCTGGACGTTGGCACCGGCAAGGTCGCGGCCGTAGTGGCTCAGGTGGGACAGGGTGCTCCCAACATCATCGGCGTCGGCGTCGCTCCGAGCACCGGGATGCGGAAAGGCGTGGTTGTCGACATCGAGGGCACCGCGCGATCTGTCCAGGAAGCCGTCGGCAGGGCCGAGCGAATGGCTGGCGTCACCGCGAGTTCAGTATACCTCTCCATCTCCGGAGCGCACATCCAGTCGTTCAACAACCGCGGGGTGGTCGCGGTGACGGCGGACGACAAGGAGATTACCGAGGCCGACGTCCAGCGTGTCATCGAGGCCGCCCGCGTCTTCAACCTGTCATCTGATCGTGAAATCATCCACGTGCTGCCCAGGGAGTTCATCGTCGACGGCTACGACGGGGTGCGCGACCCCGTCGGTATGATGGGCGTTCGTCTCGAGGTGGAAGCGCAGATAGTGACCGGAGCCGTGACGTCCGTGCAGAACCTCCTCCGGAGCATCTACAAGGCGGGACTCGAAGTAGAAGACGTTGTGCTCGCCCCGCTCGCCTCGGGCGAGGCGGTGCTGCAGGCCGCCGAAAAGGACCTCGGGGTCGTGGTGGTCGACATGGGCGCGGGGACCACGGACGTGGCGATTTTCGAGCAGGGCAGCCTGTGGTACGCAGGGGTCATACCTCTCGGTGGCGACCACATTACCAACGACGTTGCGGTCGGCCTCCGGACCCCGGTCACGCAGGCCGAGAAGATCAAGATCGACGACGGGACGGTCCTGAGCGGTGACGGCGACGCGGACGCGATGGTCTCGATACCCAACGTGGGCGGGACCGGCAAGCGCGAGGTGTCGCGGAAGGTTCTGGCGTCCATCATCGAGGCAAGGGTGCGCGAGATATTCGGCCTGGTGGAGAAGGAGATCAAGAAATCCGGCTATCCGAACGTGATCGCCGGCGGGGCGGTTCTGACAGGCGGTTCGCCGCAGATGGCGGGCATCGCCGACTTGAGCGCCGAAGCGCTGGACCTGCCGGTAAGGCTCGGGATGCCCTCGGGCGTGGAAGGACTCAAGGACATAGTATCGAGCCCCCCCTTTGCGACAGCGGTGGGGCTCGTGCTGTTCGCCAACAAGGATAAGGGCCGCTTGCAGGCGAAAAGGGATACGAAACCGGCGGGTTCGATATTCAGCCGGGTACGCAACGCATTCAAGGATCTGTTTTAGCGGGAGGGGAACGCGGTGCTTGATCTCGACCTGGAGGTGGAGCGATTCGCCAACCTGAAGGTTGTCGGTGTGGGTGGCGGTGGGAACAACGCCGTCAACAGGATGATCGCGGCGGGGCTCAAGGGAGTCGATTTCATTGCGATCAACACCGACGCCCAGGCGCTCACCCTGTCTAACGCCATGCACAAGATCCAGATCGGGGCGAATCTCACGAAGGGCCTCGGCGCGGGGGCCAACCCCGAGGTGGGCCGGCAGGCCGCTGAGGAAAGCCGCGAGGAGATCGCTAAGGCGCTTCAGGGCTCCGACATGGTGTTCATCACGGCTGGCATGGGTGGCGGCACGGGGACCGGCGGGGCGCCCGTGGTGTCTGAGCTCGCCAAGCAGGCCGGCGCGCTCACGGTGGGAGTCGTTACCAAGCCCTTCACCTTCGAGGGTAGGCGCCGCATGGGCGTGGCCGACAAGGGCATATCCAGCCTTCGCCAGAGTGTCGACACGCTCATCACCATCCCCAACGACAGGCTGCTCCAGGTCGTCGAGAAGAACACGTCGATACTCGAGGCTTTCAGGATTGCGGACGACATTCTCAGGCAGGGGGTCCAGGGGATATCCGATCTGATCGCCGTCCCGGGCCTTATTAACCTGGACTTCGCCGACGTGCGCACGATTATGATGGATACCGGGTCAGCCTTGATGGGCATCGGCGTGGCGAGCGGCGAGAACCGCGCGGTCGAGGCGGCCAGGCATGCGGTGTCGAGCCCGCTCCTGGAAACGTCGATCGATGGGGCGAGGGGCGTGCTGCTGAACATCACGGGCGGCGGAGACCTGACCCTGTTCGAGGTGAACGAGGCCGCCGAAATCATATCGTCCGTCGCCGACCCCGAGGCCAACATCATCTTCGGCGCGGTCATAGACGAGAACATGAAGGACGACGTCAGAGTCACAGTCATCGCCACGGGCTTCGACCGGAATCAGGCAGAGAAGAGCGAACCGCGCTTCGACCTGAAGACGTTCCCGGACGACGACCTCGAAATACCGGCATTCCTGAGGCGCAAGGCCGTGGACGAATAGATCCGGCCCCACGCCCGCGGGGGAGTTGCGAAGGCGACACCGCAGGTAACGCCCGCGACATTCCGTCGCGGGCGTATGTTTTTCGCCATCACGGGCTGACACGTTTTGGCCGGGGGTCGTACCTATAATTGTTGCAGCGGCATATCATTCCGGCCGGACGCATAGCGGTTCCTAAGAGGGATGGTCCTTCCCGCATGCCCAGGGTCGTATATGGGGACGTGCTGTTCGCGGTCAATTTCATCATGAACGCGCTGATCCTTTGGGGGACGTCCCGTTTCACGGGAACCGCGGCGCCGGCGGCGCGGATCGCGTCCGCGTCGGCGATCGGAGCGGCCTACGCATTGGCCGCCGTCTGGCTCCAGGCGGCGTGGATGGAATCGGTGTGGGCGAAAGTCCTGGTCGTCCTGGTGATGGTGCGCGTGGTGTTCCAGGTCCGGGGCGCGGGGCAGGTCCTCAGGCTGACCGGCTATGCCGTGAGTTTCTCGTTCATGGTTGCGGGCGCGACCATGGCGGTATGGGCTACGACTGCAGGTCCCGGCGCCTGGGCGCATCCGGTCAAGTGGTGGGCGCTCGGCGCCGCGGCGATGCTGGCCGCGGGGGGCGCAAGATCGGTGGCGGGCCTGTTCAGGAGGCGCTACGCGCTGGGCGGCGGCTGCATGAGCGTCGAGATAGGGCTATGCGGGGCGATCACCGGCGTCACGGCGTTGCTGGACACCGGCAACCACCTGGAGGATCCGATTACCGGGGCCCCCGTCCTCGTAGCGGAATACGAGGCGGTCAAGGGGATCATACCCGCGGACGCGCGTCAGGCGGTGGCGAGCGGAGACCCAGAGGCGGTGGCCGCGGCGGTGGCCGGGACTCCGTCGCCGGCCTTTTCGTCCAGGTTCAGGGTGCTGCCGTTCAGCGCGCTGGGGGAAGCGGGCGGCCTGATGGTCGGCTTTAGACCCGACTCGCTGGTGATAGAGCACGGTGGCCGCAGGTACGATCGCTCCGGCGCCGTCGTGGCGGTATGCAGGGGTCCGCTGTCCCCTGACGGATCGTACCAGGCGCTGCTGCACCCCGGAATGATGGAGGGGATCTTGGAGCCCGGGTGAGGTGATTCGAATTGCTGAACACGGTGGCCAGGGCACGCCTGGCATGGCGGCTTGCCCTGGTCAAGGCGTTGCGGGTCCTGGGACTCGCCTTGGGGCCGTCGATCCAGTACGTAGGCTCGAGCGAGGCGCTACCGCCGCCCCTGAGCCTCGACGAGGAGAG carries:
- a CDS encoding UDP-N-acetylmuramate--L-alanine ligase, which produces MPHVHFIAIGGTGMSGIAKVLLEMGYVVSGSDLKETEGTRRLESMGASVFLGHRANNLDRPDVVVVSSAVPEDNEELLEAKARSIPVLHRGEMLAKLMEGRKGISVAGAHGKTTTTSMIAMVLEKGGLNPTVLVGGEVADFGGNAKLGRGEYLVAEADESDGSFLKLRPHLAVVTNIDDDHLDYYGSIGNIVAAFGDYIRNVGDDGFRVLCFDDPRVRSIASGIGGRNVTYGITGAWDYTAINVNLEAWTSSFDVRLRGEPAGRLTLQIPGIHNVVNSLAAIAVGMEVGLSLEAVRDALEGFHGVQRRLQTIACAGGIRILDDYGHHPTEIATTLKAVRQATKGKIICVFQPHRFSRTFLLQDEFGTAFHVADEVILLDIYPGPGEKPLDGVTSEMIASSIRRRDGKKVAYIREKDEAVRVAAGMAMPGDVIITVGAGDVWTLAPRIATILRDRAAAGHGHAHPT
- the murA gene encoding UDP-N-acetylglucosamine 1-carboxyvinyltransferase; this translates as MERYVIEGRQRLSGRVRMSGAKNAVLPIMAATVLCGGPCKIIDAPNLKDVQVMSGILRRLGASVSRQTTPDGRPCLLVDGSGLGDHEVPEDLMREMRSSIFLMGPLLGRLRRVRVSYPGGCAIGPRPIDLHLRGLQALGAIIRERHGYIYAEVSNLKGAEVHLDFPSVGATENIMMAAVMAKGPTVIRNAAKEPEIVDLQNFLNGMGARIRGAGMDVIRIDGVDSLSGVDYPVIPDRIETGTFMAAACITGGEICIENCIPEHVESITAKLRETGADIREEKDRMFVRGPARPRAVDFKTLPYPGFPTDMQPQAMALMCVSEGTSVITETIFESRFKQAEELKRMGAIIKTEGRSAVIKGRETLYGAHVEAFDLRGGASLTLAGLVAEGVTTIEGIQHIERGYDGFEENLTRLGANIRRVKEDH
- a CDS encoding FtsQ-type POTRA domain-containing protein translates to MSRRLRVVLLMAWVAAVAGAACVFLNSSFFWVKSVQVLGNARVKTEEIVAAAALPEGVNILKAPLGEAAERVAGIPLVKSVTCRRRFPDTIEIVVTERKAAAVTPHHNSFVVLDEDGWAMEVRQAPGGLPLVTADPVSKMVVGQQADSQALRWAIQCAAAFGPRVGDVAEVHCDSKNQITVYMTGGLRGLLGQADSTIERKVGVLLGIINDVKQSGLEVEYVDLRYEKPVVKPRQKSRPG
- a CDS encoding DUF881 domain-containing protein: MQVRQKHSQAAIALVCVILGVMLSMQFKVQQSITANPAFQRQEEVARRLRDAEKDRDELQKEVAALRTRVGELAEGRNVIASLTAELQAAQMLAGILPVQGPGIVVTMNDSKRPSKPNEDPNAYIIHDDDILSVVNEVFAAGAEAVSINGQRVIATTEVRCTGPTISINGVRVAPPIVIHAIGDAQTLEAGLKTRGGIIDNLGLWGIEVTVRQLQTVEIPAYAGSTSFKYAQPKKKG
- a CDS encoding small basic family protein; translated protein: MWVIIASLAIGLILGYNVPVKIPLFYARYMSIAVLAGLDSVFGGIRASLEGTYDLTVFITGFAANSLLAALLTYIGDRLGVELYYAALFAFGYRVFQNLGAIRRLLLQQWHLLPSRQDAGAKK
- the ftsA gene encoding cell division protein FtsA, with amino-acid sequence MPVRDFVVGLDVGTGKVAAVVAQVGQGAPNIIGVGVAPSTGMRKGVVVDIEGTARSVQEAVGRAERMAGVTASSVYLSISGAHIQSFNNRGVVAVTADDKEITEADVQRVIEAARVFNLSSDREIIHVLPREFIVDGYDGVRDPVGMMGVRLEVEAQIVTGAVTSVQNLLRSIYKAGLEVEDVVLAPLASGEAVLQAAEKDLGVVVVDMGAGTTDVAIFEQGSLWYAGVIPLGGDHITNDVAVGLRTPVTQAEKIKIDDGTVLSGDGDADAMVSIPNVGGTGKREVSRKVLASIIEARVREIFGLVEKEIKKSGYPNVIAGGAVLTGGSPQMAGIADLSAEALDLPVRLGMPSGVEGLKDIVSSPPFATAVGLVLFANKDKGRLQAKRDTKPAGSIFSRVRNAFKDLF
- the ftsZ gene encoding cell division protein FtsZ, which translates into the protein MLDLDLEVERFANLKVVGVGGGGNNAVNRMIAAGLKGVDFIAINTDAQALTLSNAMHKIQIGANLTKGLGAGANPEVGRQAAEESREEIAKALQGSDMVFITAGMGGGTGTGGAPVVSELAKQAGALTVGVVTKPFTFEGRRRMGVADKGISSLRQSVDTLITIPNDRLLQVVEKNTSILEAFRIADDILRQGVQGISDLIAVPGLINLDFADVRTIMMDTGSALMGIGVASGENRAVEAARHAVSSPLLETSIDGARGVLLNITGGGDLTLFEVNEAAEIISSVADPEANIIFGAVIDENMKDDVRVTVIATGFDRNQAEKSEPRFDLKTFPDDDLEIPAFLRRKAVDE
- a CDS encoding sigma-E processing peptidase SpoIIGA, whose protein sequence is MPRVVYGDVLFAVNFIMNALILWGTSRFTGTAAPAARIASASAIGAAYALAAVWLQAAWMESVWAKVLVVLVMVRVVFQVRGAGQVLRLTGYAVSFSFMVAGATMAVWATTAGPGAWAHPVKWWALGAAAMLAAGGARSVAGLFRRRYALGGGCMSVEIGLCGAITGVTALLDTGNHLEDPITGAPVLVAEYEAVKGIIPADARQAVASGDPEAVAAAVAGTPSPAFSSRFRVLPFSALGEAGGLMVGFRPDSLVIEHGGRRYDRSGAVVAVCRGPLSPDGSYQALLHPGMMEGILEPG